From Solanum lycopersicum chromosome 8, SLM_r2.1, the proteins below share one genomic window:
- the LOC138337983 gene encoding uncharacterized protein, protein MKEGETIHDMFTKFSSITNELRSLGEPISMTKQVRKVLRILPKSWESKVDAITEAKDLKVLTMDALIGNLKTHEMNRNYNLSKKEAKKDKSFMLKYKSDEDSSDDDMAYLIMWKIRHFIRECPLLKNENKEHQKHRSDKENRRDLVLGNRDRKVAADMVVKKALAAWGDSSSDSEDPDEPKDVSMVAVHEEETVFNEMFALMAHTENEEEDNQRTLAKFMIDSVIELTSERDTMNSELDSLTEKKVKLEEKMSRMVSLESNNSELKNQLNQITEEAEKLNGMSNSLQAEIQEKLKNSEKNLGLSLEKSNKLEQDIVKLKEELEKSLKWTQSSKLLSNVTNQSNFNKKGLGSSNISPPYNPHSKYVFVYDNLLCLHCGKNGHLKDECASWRNSCKRLSNYAERQNVPKERPGPPKHVSTHKFSKKKSVPAPMSFVRKLQNLPYRTKYNLITPLSAYWELKLKWVPKLNK, encoded by the exons atgaaggaaggagaaacaatacatgacatgttcaccaagttctcttccattacaaatgagctgcgaagtttgggtgaacctataagcatgacCAAACAAGTCAGGAAAGTGCTTCGAATTCTTCCAAAATCTTGGGAGAGCAAGGTTGATGCCATTACAGAAGCCAAGGACTTGAAGGTGTTGACTATGGATGCGTTGATTGGCAATCTGAAGacacatgagatgaatcgaaACTACAATTTGTCAAAGAAAGAAGCCAAGAAGGACAAGTCATTCATGCTGAAGTATAAATCAGATGAAGATTccagtgatgatgatatggcatatctcatca tgtggaaaatcaggcacttcatcagagagtgtcctttgctcaagaatgaaaacaaggAACATCAAAAACACAGGAGTGACAAAGAAAatagaagggacctggtacttgGCAACAGAGATCGAAAAGTTGCTGCTGATATGGTTGTCAAAAAggctcttgctgcatggggggattcttcaagtgattcagaagaccCTGATGAGCCAAAAGATGTGTCCATGGTTGCTGTGCATGAGGAGGAAACtgtcttcaatgaaatgtttgctctcatggctcacacagaaaatgaagaagaggacaatCAA AGAACTTTGGCAAAATTCATGATTGATTCTGTGATAGAGTTAACATCTGAAAGAGACACCATGAATTCTGAACTTGACAGTTTAactgaaaaaaaagttaaacttgaagagaaaatgtcaagAATGGTGTCTCTAGAGTCAAATAACTCTGAACTTAAGAACCAGTTGAATCAGAttactgaagaagctgaaaagctGAATGGAATGTCAAATAGTTTGCAagctgaaattcaagaaaaattgaaaaactctgaGAAAAACCTTGGTCTGTCActtgaaaagagtaacaaattaGAACAGGATATTGTgaaacttaaggaagaacttgaaaaatcccTTAAGTGGACCCAATCCTCAAAGTTACTGTCAAATGTAacaaatcagagtaatttcaataagaaaggactaggaagtTCGAACATAAGTCCTCCTTATAATCCTCAcagtaagtatgtgtttgtgtaTGACAATCTGTTGTGTCTTCATTGTGGTAAGAATGGACATTTGAAGGATGAGTGTGCTAGCTGGAGAAACTCCTGTAAAAGGCTCTCTAATTATGCTGAAAGGCAAAATGTACCAAAAGAGAGACCTGGTCCTCCAAAGCATGTTTCAACTCacaaattttcaaagaaaaaatctgtCCCTGCTCCTATGTCCTTTGTTAGAAAGCTTCAAAATCTACCATATCGGACCAAATACAATCTAATCACTCCTTTGTCTGCCTACTGGGAACTCAAgctgaaatgggttcccaagcttaacaagtga